A stretch of DNA from Pseudomonas sp. HN11:
GAGCCGAACGCGGCCGTCTTCGCTGTGGCCGCTCAGCCAGACCAGACCGTGCAACTCCCTTGAGACGCGATCATGAACAGAGCGCTACTGCCCGCCGTCGTCTGTCTCGTTTCTCTATTGACCACAATCGCAGCGATGGCCAATCCCGTCCCGACACAGTCACGGGCTCAGAACACACAGTCCGCGCCCCTGAGACGTTCTGACTCCGAACAGGCGACAAATTGGGGTCTGACGGAGCAAGAGTGGACGCGCTTCGAAAAGATTCAAGCCGGCCCGCGCGGTTTCTGGAGTCCGAACCTCGATCCGCTGACTGCGCTCGGCGTCGAGGCGGAGACCGACCAAGAGCGTCAGCGCTATGCGGAGTTGCAGGTAGCGCTGGAAGCCAAACGCGCCGAACGCGAGTTGGCCTACCAAAACGCTTACACCGCGGCCTGGGCCAAGCTGTTCCCCGGGCTGCTGCCGATCCAGGGTATGGCATCCCCGCCCCCTGCCAACTCATTGGTCGCACCGCGACAGGCCCTATTTGTGGAGGACAACTGCGCGGCGTGCAACGCCCAAGCGAAACTTCTGCAAAGCAGCGACATGGCTTTCGATATCTACCTAGTGGGCAGCCAGGGCGAGGATGAACGCGTCCGTAGCTGGGCTCGTCAAGCAGGCATCGACCCAGCCAACGTTCTGCGTCGGCAGATTACCTTGAACCATGACCGTGGTCGCTGGTTCAGCCTGGGTGCCCCAGGACCACTGCCCGCCACGCTTCAGCAGGTGAATGGACAATGGCAACGCCTCGATTGAGCGGTATTGCACTCATGCTGACGGTGCTCGCCGTCCAGGCTGATGAACTTCCGCCCCCTGCGTACCAATTGGCAGCGCATAACGCGGACATTCCTTCCATGGTGTTATTCGCAATTGCTCTGCAGGAGAGTGGGATCCACGTCCGCGGTCGGCTGCTGCCCTGGCCCTGGACACTGAATATCGCAGGAACACCCTACCGCTTCGCCACTCGGCAGACAGCCTGTCACGCTTTACTTCAGGCGCTTGCCCGGCAGGAGGCCAAGCGGGTGGATGTCGGACTTGGGCAAACCAACCTGGGTTATCACGGACAACATTTTTCCAGTCCCTGCGAAGCCCTTGACCCCTATCGGAACCTCGCCGTGACCGCCACGCTATTGCGGGAGCATCACGCCGTTACCGGCGATTGGGTGTCAGCTGCGGGACGCTATCACCGCCCGGCGGGAGGAACGCCGGCCGCACGTTACCGCGAGGGTTTCTCTCGGCAACTCGAACGTCTGCAGGTTTCTTTCAAGCAGGGCACATCACCATGAAACGAATACCCCTTACCCACTATTTCCTCCTGTTTTTAGTACCTTTCGCTCAGCCGGAACTGACCGTTGCCGGAGACCAACCTAGCGGCTTCGTCCGGCCTCAATTTCAGGTTTCCGGGTCGACAACAAATAGCAACATCCAGCCTTCTCGAGCCATGCATGCGGACCTGTCCGCGTTTGCCGATGAAGCGTGGATACTGCCCGTCCGCAGCTCCCACTTGAGCCCCGGTCAGATCACGTCTCGCGCCCTGAACATGCCGGGCTTACGACCTTTTTTCCTGGTCGGTGAGGATCCCCAATCGTTGGCTTGGTTGCGTCAACGTGCGGCTGAATTGCAGGAAATGGGTGCGGCTGGCCTCGCCGTGGAAGTAACCGATACTGAAGCCCTGGCCCGGATTCGAGCAGCTGCTCCGGGCATCACTATCCTGCCGGTCAACGGCAACGACATTGCCACCCGTTTGCAGATTGAGCACTACCCCGCCCTGATCACCGCCACTTCACTGGAACAGTGAGCCCAAGTCATGGCCGAGCATGCGATGGAGTCCAAGCTCCGGCCAGCGGTGGAGCTTTACACCGTAGCGATCTGCGTCGCCTCTGTGGTGTTGTGCCTGTACTCGCCTTGGGCTGTGGCGCTGTCACCCGAGATCGGGCAGGTAGCGGCGCTGGCCTACACCCTGTTCGGCCTTATCCGGCTCCGGCAAGCCTGGGAGGTGTTGCGGTATAGGCGCAATATCCGTCGGTTGCCCCGCTACGAACTGACCAGCCGGCAGATCCCGGTCAGCCGCAAGCGTCTGTTCATGGGCCGCGGCTTTCTCTGGACCCGCCTGCATACCCAGCGCTTGGTCGAGGCGCAGGATCCGGCTGTCGCGCATTATATCGACCAACCGCCCCGTTACCGCATGGCTCGTGGACTCGAACGTCGACTGGAACATGCACCGTTTCCACTCTCTACATTGGCGCGTGTCACGGCCTGGGACAGCGCTTTCAACCCGTTGCGCCCGCTACCACCGGTCGGTGGCTCGCCGCTGTTACATGGGGTCCAGCCCGATGAAACTGAAGTCGGTCTGCCGCTGGGTGAACGGGTCGGACACACCTTGGTGCTCGGCACTACTCGTGTTGGCAAGACGCGACTCGCCGAGGTGTACATCACCCAGGACATTCACCGCATCGAACATGAGGTAGTCATCGTTTTCGATCCTAAGGGCGATGCCGACCTGCTCAAACGCATGTACGTCGAAGCCAAACGCGCCGGTCGGGAAAAAGAATTCTATGTTTTCCATCTAGGCTGGCCGGAGATCTCCGCACGCTACAACGCCGTGGGACGTTTCGGACGCATCTCGGAAGTGGCGTCACGCATCGCCGGGCAGCTCAGTGGTGAAGGCAATTCTGCAGCTTTTCGTGAGTTCGCCTGGCGTTTCGTCAACATCATCGCCCGGGCACTGATCGAGCTGGGCCGACGTCCGGACTACCTGCAAATCCAGCGACATGTGGTCAACATCGACGCGCTGTTCATCGAATACGCCCAGCAGTTTTTCGCCAAAACCGATCCGAAAGCGTGGGAAGTGATCGTCCAGTTTGAAGGCAAGCTCACCGAGAAGAACATTCCCAGGCACATGGTGGGACGCGAAAAGCGGGTGGTGGCCATCGAGCAATACCTGGCGGCAAAACGGGTGTTTGATCCGGTAATGGACGGATTACGTTCGGCGGTGCGTTATGACCGCACCTACTTCGACAAAATTGTTGCCTCGCTGCTACCGCTGCTGGAGAAACTTACCACCGGTAAGACCGCTCAGCTACTGGCTCCCAACTACACCGATTTAGATGACCCGCGGCCAATCTTCGATTGGATGCAGATCATCCGAAAACGCGGCATCGTCTACGTTGGTCTGGATGCGCTGACCGATGCAGAGGTCGCCGCTGCTGTGGGCAACTCCATGTTCGCCGATTTGGTCTCAGTCGCAGGCCAAATCTACAAACATGGCGTTGACCATGGCCTACCCCAATCGGGCAGCACCGGCGGCAAGCTGCCGATCAACCTGCATGCTGATGAATTTAACGAGTTGATGGGCGATGAGTTCATCCCGCTGATCAACAAGGGCGGCGGAGCGGGTATCCAGGTAACGGCTTATACCCAAACTCTTAGCGATATCGAGGCGCGCATTGGCAATCGGGCCAAAGCCGGTCAAGTGATTGGCAACTTCAACACCCTGCAGATGCTCCGAGTGCGCGAAACCGCCACCGCGGAGTTACTCACCAAACAATTGCCTACGGTGAATGTACTGACAAAAACGCTGGTATCCGGTGCAACAGACACCTCCGATCCTGAGGCCAACACAGACTTCACTTCGTCCTCGCAGGACCGCATCAGCAGCACCAGTGTGCCGCTGATCGAGCCGGCACATATCGTCAGTTTGCCGAAGGGACAAATGTTTTCCTTCCAGGCCGGTGGGCAGCTATGGAAGGTCCGTATGCCGCTGCCTAAGCCCTCCAACGAAGATGCTATGCCCAAGGACCTGCAGGAGCTTACTCAGCGGATGCGGGCCACTTACAACGAACAAGCGGGCCAATGGTGGAGTGCGAGCGGTGCGGGTCCAACAACAAACTTTGATCTGGATGAGGTGGGGTAGCACGCGCCTGCACAGCTTCAGCGGAAAACTATCCATCAGACGGCGTGACGATATCAACACTGCAGAACACAATGGAGTGAATGATGGCAACTTCCGTCCAGAACACACCGCCACAACCGATCCAGCGTCCGGGGCTGATCATCTCCGTGATCGGCGTGGTCCTGTGCATCATCGGAATGCTCATTGCCTCATTGTTGTTCTCAATCCTGATCGAGTGGGCTGGTCTGCTCTTCTTCTGGGGAGATCAAGGCTGGCGACATAGTCAGGCCATGCTGAATAGCGAGTTGAGCTGGCTCAGCGAACACTTCAAATATTCACTAATCATCCAACAACCCGGACAGGCGATTTTCCAGTGGCTAGATCTCCTGAACCAGTGGCTTTTGGTCAAGACTGGATTTGCGGATTTTGCCCTGCAGGCGCGGGTGTCGAGCCAGGGCAACGGTTTCTGGAGTTGGACCAATCAGCTATATGTGAGCATTGAAGATTTCGTGCTGGCGGCGGTATATGTCACCTTCACCTTCGTGGTGCGCCTGACCATTCTGGTCCTAGCCACACCATTATTTCTGTTGGCCTCGTTTACTGGTTTTATCGATGGTTTGATCCGTCGCGACTTACGTAAATTTGGAGCCGGACGAGAAAGCAGCTTTGTGTATCACCGAGCTAAGCGAGCAGCGATGCCACTGCTGATTATTCCGTGGATCATTTACCTGTCCCTACCCTTTTCGCTCAATCCAATCGCTATTTTTTTGCCTTGCGCAGTAATACTCGGAGTAACAGTAGCGATTACAGCGACGACATTCAAAAAATATCTTTAAGTGTTTAGCCAGTCCATTTTCTAAAAATAATTAGAGGTAACCTCCTTCGTAGCGCATGAAACTTAAAACGTAATGCATCCAATGCATTTCCTGAGGCTATGCTCTAAAAAATAGAGATTATTTTTAATCACTGAAAATCAACCCAAACGGAGATATGTGCCTACGCTTGGGTCAATGACTTCAATACCGCTGGACAAACTTACCGACACTGAGGCTCTTGAGAATCCTCAGTTGTTTCTCTCTACCTGGTTCCTTGACCTCATAACTCAACCAATTAATACCAGGCTCACCGGGCATCAAAGAATAGAGAGTGTTTTTTTGCTCAACGCACGCCTGATGCGTTTCAATTATGGTTGGGTGCAGCGCGTAGCTTAGAAAGCTGCGCTCCGCCTCCTCTAAATTTTCGTAAAACACCACCCCATAACGATAATCAGAACGGTCATCATGCGAGCCGCAAAATTTCGCCGTACCGTCCTTCAAAAAATGCTTCAGTAAATGCTCATCTAAAATCGGAGTTTCACCACACGGAAATCCAGCGTGAAATTGATCATTTACAATAACCATAGGATGCACGATGACAGAATTTAT
This window harbors:
- a CDS encoding TIGR03759 family integrating conjugative element protein codes for the protein MNRALLPAVVCLVSLLTTIAAMANPVPTQSRAQNTQSAPLRRSDSEQATNWGLTEQEWTRFEKIQAGPRGFWSPNLDPLTALGVEAETDQERQRYAELQVALEAKRAERELAYQNAYTAAWAKLFPGLLPIQGMASPPPANSLVAPRQALFVEDNCAACNAQAKLLQSSDMAFDIYLVGSQGEDERVRSWARQAGIDPANVLRRQITLNHDRGRWFSLGAPGPLPATLQQVNGQWQRLD
- a CDS encoding lytic transglycosylase, producing the protein MATPRLSGIALMLTVLAVQADELPPPAYQLAAHNADIPSMVLFAIALQESGIHVRGRLLPWPWTLNIAGTPYRFATRQTACHALLQALARQEAKRVDVGLGQTNLGYHGQHFSSPCEALDPYRNLAVTATLLREHHAVTGDWVSAAGRYHRPAGGTPAARYREGFSRQLERLQVSFKQGTSP
- a CDS encoding integrating conjugative element protein, with protein sequence MKRIPLTHYFLLFLVPFAQPELTVAGDQPSGFVRPQFQVSGSTTNSNIQPSRAMHADLSAFADEAWILPVRSSHLSPGQITSRALNMPGLRPFFLVGEDPQSLAWLRQRAAELQEMGAAGLAVEVTDTEALARIRAAAPGITILPVNGNDIATRLQIEHYPALITATSLEQ
- the traD gene encoding type IV conjugative transfer system coupling protein TraD; translated protein: MAEHAMESKLRPAVELYTVAICVASVVLCLYSPWAVALSPEIGQVAALAYTLFGLIRLRQAWEVLRYRRNIRRLPRYELTSRQIPVSRKRLFMGRGFLWTRLHTQRLVEAQDPAVAHYIDQPPRYRMARGLERRLEHAPFPLSTLARVTAWDSAFNPLRPLPPVGGSPLLHGVQPDETEVGLPLGERVGHTLVLGTTRVGKTRLAEVYITQDIHRIEHEVVIVFDPKGDADLLKRMYVEAKRAGREKEFYVFHLGWPEISARYNAVGRFGRISEVASRIAGQLSGEGNSAAFREFAWRFVNIIARALIELGRRPDYLQIQRHVVNIDALFIEYAQQFFAKTDPKAWEVIVQFEGKLTEKNIPRHMVGREKRVVAIEQYLAAKRVFDPVMDGLRSAVRYDRTYFDKIVASLLPLLEKLTTGKTAQLLAPNYTDLDDPRPIFDWMQIIRKRGIVYVGLDALTDAEVAAAVGNSMFADLVSVAGQIYKHGVDHGLPQSGSTGGKLPINLHADEFNELMGDEFIPLINKGGGAGIQVTAYTQTLSDIEARIGNRAKAGQVIGNFNTLQMLRVRETATAELLTKQLPTVNVLTKTLVSGATDTSDPEANTDFTSSSQDRISSTSVPLIEPAHIVSLPKGQMFSFQAGGQLWKVRMPLPKPSNEDAMPKDLQELTQRMRATYNEQAGQWWSASGAGPTTNFDLDEVG
- a CDS encoding TIGR03747 family integrating conjugative element membrane protein — its product is MATSVQNTPPQPIQRPGLIISVIGVVLCIIGMLIASLLFSILIEWAGLLFFWGDQGWRHSQAMLNSELSWLSEHFKYSLIIQQPGQAIFQWLDLLNQWLLVKTGFADFALQARVSSQGNGFWSWTNQLYVSIEDFVLAAVYVTFTFVVRLTILVLATPLFLLASFTGFIDGLIRRDLRKFGAGRESSFVYHRAKRAAMPLLIIPWIIYLSLPFSLNPIAIFLPCAVILGVTVAITATTFKKYL